Proteins encoded by one window of Bacteroidales bacterium:
- the nuoE gene encoding NADH-quinone oxidoreductase subunit NuoE, translated as MSRVKIELQEKAVNRIKEICKSFNNDPGELINVLHQTQHEFGYLPAEVQEVIASELNISVAKVYGVVTFYHFFTMVPKGKHPVSICTGTACYVRGAEKVLDEFRKNLKIEVGQTTPDGKFSLSCLRCVGACGLAPVVMIGEKVYGRVAPEGVKEILKEYE; from the coding sequence ATGTCACGGGTTAAAATTGAGTTACAGGAAAAAGCAGTGAACCGGATAAAGGAAATCTGCAAGTCGTTTAACAACGATCCCGGGGAACTGATCAATGTGCTGCACCAGACTCAGCATGAGTTTGGATATCTTCCGGCCGAGGTGCAGGAAGTCATTGCCTCCGAGCTGAACATTTCTGTGGCCAAAGTATATGGCGTGGTTACGTTTTACCACTTCTTTACCATGGTTCCCAAAGGCAAGCATCCGGTATCCATCTGTACCGGCACGGCCTGCTATGTAAGGGGTGCAGAGAAGGTGCTCGATGAGTTCCGTAAAAATCTGAAGATTGAAGTGGGGCAGACCACGCCCGACGGGAAGTTCTCCCTGAGTTGTTTGCGGTGTGTGGGGGCCTGCGGACTGGCGCCGGTGGTTATGATAGGAGAGAAGGTTTATGGCCGCGTTGCCCCCGAAGGAGTAAAGGAAATTCTGAAAGAATACGAATAG
- a CDS encoding NADH-quinone oxidoreductase subunit NuoF — MHVLVCGGTGCRASLSEQIAQNLRQEIEIRSLQDEIQVIMTGCFGFCEKGPIVKVMPDNTFYVQVKPEDAREIVEEHLVKGRKVMRLLYVDPETKEKVSDSKHMEFYQKQIRIALRNCGFINPENIDEYIAREGYQALGKVLTEMTPQQTIELIKKSGLRGRGGAGFPTGLKWEITSKVKADEKYVVCNADEGDPGAFMDRSVLEGDPHSVLEAMAICGYCTGASKGLIYIRAEYPLAIERLKIAIAQAREYGLLGENILGTGFSFDINLRYGAGAFVCGEETALIHSMEGNRGEPTIKPPFPSEHGYLGKPTTVNNVETLANVPAIILKGADWFASIGTEKSKGTKVFALAGKINNVGLIEVPMGVTLRDVIYDIGGGIKNGKKFKAVQTGGPSGGCLTEKHLDTPIDYENLVASGSMMGSGGMIVMDEDDCMVNVAKFYLEFTVDESCGKCAPCRIGNKRLHEILTRITEGKGTMEDLELLRNLGQVIKDTSLCGLGQSSPNPVLSTLDNFWDEYVEHVRDKKCRAGVCKSLMRYYINPENCVGCTACARACPVNAISGERKQPHTINQDVCIKCGACMEKCKFDAVYIN; from the coding sequence ATGCATGTGCTGGTATGCGGAGGGACGGGCTGCCGTGCCTCGCTCAGTGAACAGATTGCACAGAACCTGCGTCAGGAAATTGAAATCAGGAGCCTGCAGGATGAAATCCAGGTTATCATGACCGGGTGCTTTGGTTTCTGTGAAAAAGGGCCTATCGTTAAGGTGATGCCCGACAATACCTTCTATGTGCAGGTAAAGCCCGAAGATGCCCGTGAAATTGTGGAAGAGCATCTGGTGAAGGGACGTAAGGTAATGCGGCTGTTGTATGTTGATCCGGAGACGAAGGAGAAGGTTAGCGATTCCAAGCACATGGAGTTCTACCAGAAACAAATTCGCATTGCCTTGCGCAACTGCGGGTTCATTAATCCGGAAAACATTGATGAATATATTGCCCGTGAGGGGTATCAGGCCCTGGGTAAAGTGCTGACCGAAATGACGCCCCAGCAGACCATTGAACTGATCAAAAAATCAGGTCTGCGTGGAAGGGGAGGTGCCGGTTTTCCCACAGGCCTGAAATGGGAGATTACCTCCAAAGTGAAAGCCGATGAAAAGTATGTGGTGTGCAATGCCGATGAAGGAGACCCGGGTGCTTTCATGGACCGTTCCGTGCTGGAAGGCGACCCCCATTCGGTGTTGGAAGCTATGGCCATCTGCGGATATTGCACCGGAGCGTCCAAAGGCCTTATCTACATCCGTGCCGAATATCCGCTGGCTATTGAACGGCTGAAGATTGCCATTGCCCAGGCAAGAGAATACGGATTGCTTGGTGAAAATATTCTGGGTACCGGCTTTTCCTTTGACATCAACCTGCGCTACGGAGCCGGAGCTTTTGTTTGCGGTGAGGAAACTGCTCTGATTCACAGTATGGAGGGAAACCGCGGCGAGCCAACCATCAAACCGCCATTTCCTTCGGAACATGGTTACCTGGGCAAGCCTACCACGGTGAACAATGTGGAAACCCTTGCCAATGTGCCGGCAATTATCCTCAAGGGGGCTGACTGGTTTGCTTCCATAGGTACCGAAAAATCAAAGGGGACAAAGGTTTTCGCCCTGGCCGGAAAAATCAACAATGTGGGCCTTATTGAAGTGCCCATGGGTGTTACGCTTCGCGATGTCATTTATGATATTGGCGGGGGAATAAAGAACGGAAAAAAATTCAAGGCTGTCCAGACGGGAGGCCCTTCCGGCGGCTGTCTTACCGAAAAACACCTCGATACTCCCATCGATTATGAAAATCTTGTGGCAAGCGGTTCCATGATGGGGTCGGGGGGTATGATTGTGATGGATGAAGACGATTGCATGGTGAATGTGGCCAAATTCTATCTCGAGTTCACCGTGGATGAGTCGTGCGGAAAATGTGCCCCCTGCCGGATCGGGAATAAACGTCTTCATGAAATCCTTACCCGCATCACCGAAGGGAAGGGAACCATGGAAGACCTCGAACTATTGCGGAATCTCGGACAGGTAATCAAGGATACTTCGTTGTGCGGACTGGGTCAGTCTTCCCCCAATCCTGTCCTTTCAACGCTTGACAATTTCTGGGATGAATATGTGGAACATGTGCGCGACAAAAAGTGCCGTGCCGGTGTGTGCAAATCGCTGATGCGGTATTACATTAATCCCGAAAATTGTGTGGGATGCACAGCCTGTGCACGGGCATGCCCGGTAAACGCCATCAGCGGCGAACGCAAACAGCCCCATACCATCAACCAGGATGTGTGCATCAAATGCGGGGCCTGCATGGAGAAATGCAAGTTTGATGCTGTGTATATCAATTAA
- a CDS encoding (2Fe-2S) ferredoxin domain-containing protein — protein sequence MTKITSLADLRRKSEELKRRIDLREKSEHTENLIQVKVAMATCGIASGARETMDYLIEELDKRKIDAVVTQTGCMGYCYAEPTIEVKLPGQEPVVFGYVNTKKAKEIIEKYILNGELVDGIIPQNYQTINEKK from the coding sequence ATGACAAAGATTACATCACTGGCCGATCTCAGGAGAAAAAGCGAAGAGCTGAAGCGCCGGATCGACCTGAGGGAGAAAAGTGAACATACTGAGAACCTGATCCAGGTTAAAGTGGCTATGGCAACCTGCGGTATTGCATCGGGTGCCAGGGAAACCATGGATTATTTAATTGAGGAGCTTGACAAACGGAAAATCGATGCAGTAGTAACGCAAACGGGCTGTATGGGGTATTGCTATGCCGAGCCGACGATTGAAGTGAAATTGCCGGGACAGGAGCCGGTAGTTTTTGGCTATGTAAATACCAAAAAGGCAAAGGAGATCATTGAGAAGTATATTCTCAACGGCGAGCTCGTTGACGGGATCATTCCCCAGAATTATCAGACCATCAATGAAAAAAAATAA
- a CDS encoding 2Fe-2S iron-sulfur cluster binding domain-containing protein, with the protein METIKVTIDNKQIEVPAGTTILEAARKAGIRIPTLCHLKLDDMNIENRPGGCRMCVVEVKNRRNLAPACATECMPGMEVNTHNIRVLNARKTVLELILSDHPFDCLVCAKSGKCDLQALAQEMGIRKLHYTGEQSHYREDTSPSIIRDMDKCIMCRRCETMCNTVQTVGALSAVNRGFMAVVAPAFEMNLEQSPCTYCGQCVAVCPTGALTEVDHTNAVIRLLADPRKTVIVQTAPAVRAALGEEFGLEPGTLVTGKMVAALRQLGFKYVFDTDFAADLTIMEEGTELLERLSRYLSGDASVKLPILTSCCPAWVNFFEHHFPDMKEIPSTARSPQQMFGAIAKTYFAEKIGVKREDLVVVSIMPCLAKKYECQREEFSTDGNPDVDYALSTRELANLIRQANIDFLALPDEEFDLPLGESTGAGVIFGTTGGVIEAAVRTAYELHTGKKLPRITFNELRGMENIRSATIDFNGTPINIGIAHGLGNARKLLEDIRAGKSQYHAIEIMACPGGCIGGGGQPLHHGDSSILKARQKAIYEEDARKPIRKSHENPAIIELYKEFLGRPLSEKSHHLLHTHYFDKSQRYIIKTEESEA; encoded by the coding sequence ATGGAAACAATAAAAGTAACGATTGACAATAAACAGATTGAAGTACCGGCGGGCACAACCATTCTGGAAGCAGCCCGCAAGGCAGGTATCAGAATACCTACCCTGTGCCATCTGAAGCTGGACGACATGAACATTGAAAACCGACCGGGAGGATGCCGGATGTGTGTGGTGGAAGTAAAAAACCGCCGCAACCTGGCACCGGCCTGTGCAACCGAGTGTATGCCGGGCATGGAGGTGAATACCCACAATATACGGGTGCTGAATGCACGCAAAACGGTGCTGGAACTTATTCTTTCAGACCATCCGTTCGACTGCCTGGTATGTGCCAAGAGCGGCAAGTGTGATTTGCAGGCACTGGCGCAGGAAATGGGCATCAGAAAACTGCATTATACTGGGGAACAGTCGCACTACCGTGAAGACACTTCCCCGAGCATTATCCGCGACATGGACAAATGCATCATGTGCCGGCGCTGCGAAACCATGTGCAATACGGTACAGACGGTAGGTGCTCTTTCGGCCGTTAACCGCGGATTTATGGCAGTGGTAGCCCCGGCTTTTGAAATGAATCTGGAGCAGTCGCCCTGTACATATTGCGGCCAGTGTGTGGCTGTTTGTCCTACCGGTGCGCTCACCGAAGTGGATCATACCAATGCCGTGATTCGCCTGCTGGCCGACCCGCGCAAAACCGTCATCGTACAAACAGCTCCGGCTGTCCGTGCCGCCCTGGGCGAAGAATTCGGCCTCGAACCCGGCACACTGGTTACGGGCAAAATGGTGGCCGCCCTTCGTCAGCTGGGGTTCAAATATGTGTTCGATACCGACTTCGCGGCCGACCTTACCATCATGGAGGAAGGGACAGAACTGCTCGAGCGCCTGAGCCGCTACCTGAGCGGCGACGCTTCCGTGAAACTGCCCATTCTTACCTCCTGCTGCCCGGCCTGGGTGAATTTCTTCGAGCACCACTTCCCCGACATGAAGGAAATTCCCTCTACAGCCCGCTCGCCCCAGCAGATGTTCGGAGCCATTGCCAAGACCTACTTCGCCGAAAAAATCGGGGTTAAGAGGGAAGACCTGGTGGTGGTATCCATTATGCCCTGCCTGGCAAAGAAATACGAATGCCAGCGCGAAGAGTTCAGTACCGACGGGAATCCCGATGTCGACTATGCACTTTCTACGCGCGAACTGGCCAATCTGATCAGGCAGGCTAATATTGACTTCCTTGCTCTGCCGGATGAAGAATTTGACCTTCCTCTGGGCGAATCAACCGGCGCCGGAGTTATATTCGGCACCACGGGAGGTGTAATTGAAGCCGCTGTGCGTACGGCTTATGAATTGCATACCGGAAAGAAGCTTCCGCGCATAACCTTCAACGAACTGCGCGGTATGGAGAACATCCGTTCAGCTACCATTGATTTCAACGGCACGCCTATCAATATTGGTATTGCCCATGGACTGGGGAATGCCCGCAAACTGCTCGAAGACATTCGGGCCGGAAAATCGCAGTACCATGCCATCGAAATCATGGCCTGCCCGGGCGGATGCATAGGCGGTGGCGGTCAACCCCTCCATCACGGAGACTCTTCCATACTCAAAGCCCGTCAGAAGGCTATTTACGAAGAAGATGCCCGCAAACCCATCCGGAAATCACACGAGAACCCTGCTATCATTGAATTATATAAAGAGTTCCTCGGCAGGCCACTGAGCGAAAAATCGCACCACCTGCTCCATACCCACTATTTTGACAAGAGCCAGCGGTACATAATCAAAACCGAGGAATCAGAGGCCTGA
- a CDS encoding ATP-binding protein — MKDISLHILDIAENSVTAGAQTVRIVIEELPGQDLYRLVIEDDGKGMEPDFAAKVTDPWVTTRTTRRFGLGLPLLRQNCELAGGSLDIDSQQGKGTRVTAEFRLSHIDRPPAGDIPATLRLLLAANPDLHLVYEHRTANGTFVFDTRQIKEFIGNLPLNHPEVLRMCSTYINENLLQIGAECQTKNDSKLAENDINH; from the coding sequence ATGAAAGACATTTCTCTGCATATTCTTGATATAGCCGAGAATTCGGTAACTGCCGGTGCACAGACTGTCCGTATTGTCATTGAAGAGCTTCCCGGTCAGGATCTGTACCGCCTGGTGATTGAGGATGATGGTAAAGGAATGGAGCCTGATTTTGCAGCAAAAGTTACCGATCCCTGGGTTACTACCCGCACCACCCGCAGGTTTGGATTAGGCCTGCCTTTGTTACGCCAGAACTGTGAGCTGGCCGGAGGGTCACTCGACATTGATTCACAGCAGGGCAAAGGAACCAGGGTGACGGCTGAATTCCGGCTCTCGCACATTGACCGGCCTCCTGCGGGAGACATTCCCGCTACCCTGCGGCTCCTCCTGGCTGCCAATCCCGATCTGCATCTGGTGTACGAACACCGCACCGCAAACGGCACATTTGTTTTCGATACCCGTCAGATTAAGGAATTTATCGGCAACTTACCCCTGAACCACCCCGAAGTACTCAGAATGTGCAGTACCTATATCAATGAAAACCTTCTGCAGATTGGTGCAGAATGTCAAACGAAGAATGATTCTAAATTAGCTGAAAATGATATAAATCATTAA